In the Streptomyces fradiae ATCC 10745 = DSM 40063 genome, one interval contains:
- a CDS encoding SCO6745 family protein, with translation MTTTAPSPLPPRAVRRCAHPLNLFHASVYFSPEYAEELAAAGVKDPHAAYFAGRAAALGAVGAGAVTGTFYNFSHDLVARHLPAVWESASPADALAARLRAADRTVRRLLGDAADSAAMAEAAELALRAAKACTRHARPLYAAHADLPVPDAPHLAYWHAATLLREHRGDAHFAALLTSGLDPLESLVAHGATSAGASTTWVLASRGWARADWDSAVERLRGRGLLDGEGALTEAGAALREEVEDLTDRMDTAPYAHLGEAGVARLTELARGFLATAAEAGAFPAGLTGRR, from the coding sequence ATGACGACGACTGCCCCGAGCCCGCTGCCGCCGCGCGCGGTGCGCCGCTGCGCCCACCCGCTGAACCTCTTCCACGCCTCCGTCTACTTCTCCCCCGAGTACGCCGAGGAGCTGGCCGCCGCCGGCGTGAAGGACCCGCACGCCGCCTACTTCGCGGGGCGCGCCGCCGCGCTGGGCGCCGTCGGCGCCGGGGCGGTGACCGGGACGTTCTACAACTTCAGCCACGACCTGGTCGCCCGGCACCTGCCCGCCGTGTGGGAGAGCGCCTCGCCTGCCGACGCGCTCGCCGCCCGGCTGCGCGCGGCCGACCGGACCGTGCGGCGGCTGCTCGGCGACGCCGCCGACTCGGCCGCCATGGCGGAGGCAGCCGAGCTGGCGCTGCGCGCCGCGAAGGCGTGCACCCGGCACGCCCGGCCGCTGTACGCCGCCCACGCCGACCTGCCGGTGCCGGACGCCCCGCACCTGGCGTACTGGCACGCGGCGACGCTGCTGCGCGAGCACCGGGGCGACGCGCACTTCGCCGCCCTGCTGACCTCGGGCCTGGACCCGCTGGAGTCCCTGGTCGCCCACGGCGCGACCAGTGCGGGCGCCTCGACGACATGGGTGCTGGCCTCGCGCGGCTGGGCGCGGGCGGACTGGGACTCCGCCGTGGAGCGGCTGCGCGGCCGGGGGCTGCTGGACGGCGAGGGCGCGCTCACCGAGGCGGGCGCGGCGCTGCGCGAGGAGGTGGAGGACCTGACCGACCGGATGGACACGGCGCCCTACGCCCACCTGGGCGAGGCGGGCGTCGCCCGGCTCACCGAGCTGGCCAGGGGGTTCCTCGCGACGGCGGCCGAGGCGGGCGCCTTCCCGGCAGGGCTCACCGGCCGGAGGTGA
- a CDS encoding enoyl-CoA hydratase/isomerase family protein, translating into MEPQLQHRVTDGVATVVIHNPAKRNAMTAGMWRALPELLEELAADRDVRALVLTGAGDTFCAGADISGLREPDDRQPSLALRAEEALAAFPRPTLAAVRGYCVGGGCQLAAACDLRFAEEGARFGVTPAKLGIVYPSASTRRLVSLVGPAAAKYLLYSAELIDDERALRTGLVDELLPAGGLDKRVEDFVRVLLARSPLTQAAAKEFADGRTDRDAHWAEEARRSGDRAEGVAAFLERRPPRFTYRG; encoded by the coding sequence ATGGAGCCGCAGCTGCAGCACCGCGTCACGGACGGGGTCGCGACCGTCGTCATCCACAACCCGGCCAAGCGCAACGCCATGACGGCCGGCATGTGGCGTGCCCTGCCGGAGCTGCTGGAGGAGCTGGCCGCCGACCGGGACGTCCGGGCGCTCGTCCTGACCGGCGCCGGGGACACCTTCTGCGCCGGGGCCGACATCTCCGGGCTGCGCGAACCGGACGACCGGCAGCCGTCGCTGGCGCTGCGCGCCGAGGAGGCGCTGGCCGCCTTCCCCCGGCCGACCCTCGCCGCCGTGCGCGGCTACTGCGTGGGCGGCGGCTGCCAGCTCGCCGCCGCCTGCGACCTGCGCTTCGCCGAGGAGGGCGCACGGTTCGGGGTGACCCCGGCGAAGCTGGGCATCGTCTACCCGTCGGCGTCCACGCGGCGGCTGGTCTCCCTGGTCGGGCCGGCCGCGGCCAAGTACCTGCTGTACTCCGCCGAGCTGATCGACGACGAGCGGGCGCTGCGCACGGGCCTGGTCGACGAGCTGCTGCCAGCCGGGGGGCTGGACAAGCGGGTGGAGGACTTCGTCCGGGTGCTGCTGGCGCGGTCGCCGCTGACCCAGGCGGCCGCGAAGGAGTTCGCCGACGGGCGCACCGACCGGGACGCGCACTGGGCGGAGGAGGCCCGCCGGAGCGGTGACCGGGCGGAGGGCGTGGCGGCGTTCCTGGAGCGGCGCCCGCCCCGCTTCACCTACCGGGGCTGA
- a CDS encoding cation diffusion facilitator family transporter — translation MGAGHNHGHTHGGPPPPGTAGAAHRWRLRVALTITLSVMVVEIVGGVLADSLALIADATHMATDAVGLGMALLAIHMANRPATAKRTYGYARAEILAALANCLLLLGAGGYVLFEAVQRFMAPAETKGGLTIVFALVGLVANMVSLSLLVRGQKESLNVRGAYLEVLADALGSVTVLVAAGVILATGWQAADPIASLVIAVMIVPRTVRLLRETLDVLLEAAPKGVDMTEVRRHMLALPGVEDVHDLHAWTITSGMPVLSAHVVVEASALEGPGHEKTLHALQECLVGHFDVEHCTFQLEPSGHAAHEAGLCH, via the coding sequence ATGGGGGCTGGGCACAACCACGGGCACACGCACGGAGGGCCGCCGCCCCCCGGGACGGCGGGCGCCGCGCACCGCTGGCGGCTGCGGGTGGCGCTCACCATCACGCTCTCCGTGATGGTCGTGGAGATCGTCGGCGGCGTCCTCGCCGACTCGCTCGCCCTGATCGCCGACGCGACCCACATGGCAACCGACGCGGTGGGGCTCGGGATGGCGCTGCTCGCCATCCACATGGCGAACCGCCCGGCCACCGCCAAGCGCACCTACGGCTACGCCCGCGCCGAGATCCTGGCGGCACTGGCGAACTGCCTGCTGCTCCTGGGCGCGGGCGGCTACGTGCTGTTCGAGGCGGTCCAGCGCTTCATGGCGCCCGCCGAGACCAAGGGCGGCTTGACGATCGTCTTCGCCCTGGTCGGCCTGGTCGCGAACATGGTCTCCCTGTCCCTGCTGGTGCGCGGCCAGAAGGAGAGCCTGAACGTGCGCGGCGCCTATCTGGAGGTGCTGGCGGACGCCCTGGGCTCGGTGACGGTGCTGGTGGCCGCCGGGGTGATCCTGGCCACCGGCTGGCAGGCGGCGGACCCGATCGCTTCGCTGGTGATCGCGGTGATGATCGTGCCGCGCACGGTGAGGCTGCTCCGTGAGACGCTGGACGTCCTGCTGGAGGCGGCCCCGAAGGGCGTGGACATGACGGAGGTGCGGCGGCACATGCTGGCTCTCCCCGGTGTGGAGGACGTCCACGACCTGCACGCGTGGACGATCACGTCCGGTATGCCGGTGCTGTCGGCGCACGTGGTCGTCGAGGCGAGCGCCCTGGAGGGCCCCGGGCACGAGAAGACGCTGCACGCGCTCCAGGAGTGCCTGGTGGGCCACTTCGACGTGGAGCACTGCACCTTCCAGCTGGAGCCCAGCGGGCACGCGGCCCACGAGGCGGGGCTGTGCCACTGA
- a CDS encoding ABC-F family ATP-binding cassette domain-containing protein, giving the protein MTATLVAKNLAAGHAERSLFTGLDLVVAPGDVIGLVGVNGAGKSTLLRLLAGLDAPEDGEVHLSPRTATVGHLPQEPERRPGETVRDFLARRTGVAQAQAAMDTATQALVDGAPGADDAYATALERWLALGGADLDDRAEETAVGLGLTVGLDQPMTALSGGQAARAGLASLLLSRYDVFLLDEPTNDLDLDGLERLETFVRGLRAGTVVISHDREFLARTATKVLELDLAQHQVTLYGGGYDAYLEERETARRHAREEFDEYADKKAALESRARMQRSWMDKGVKNARRKAGDNDKLGRKFRSEASEKQAAKARQTQRMIERLDTVEEPRKEWELRMEIAAAPRSGAVVATLRDAEVRRGDFAFGPVTLQVDWADRIAITGANGSGKSTLLAALLGRLPLDAGHAALGSGVVVGEVDQARRLFHGEQTLLDAFCAAVPDTEPADVRTLLAKFGLKAAHVLRPATTLSPGERTRAALALLQGRGVNLLVLDEPTNHLDLPAIEQLESALDAYTGTLLLVTHDRRMLDAVHVTRRVEVADGKAAEV; this is encoded by the coding sequence ATGACTGCCACCCTCGTCGCCAAGAACCTCGCCGCCGGGCACGCCGAGCGCTCCCTCTTCACCGGGCTCGACCTCGTCGTCGCGCCCGGCGACGTCATCGGGCTCGTCGGTGTCAACGGCGCCGGGAAGTCCACCCTGCTGCGCCTGCTCGCCGGGCTCGACGCCCCCGAGGACGGCGAGGTGCACCTCTCGCCCCGCACCGCCACCGTCGGCCACCTGCCCCAGGAACCCGAGCGGCGGCCGGGGGAGACCGTCCGCGACTTCCTCGCCCGCCGCACCGGCGTCGCCCAGGCGCAGGCGGCGATGGACACGGCGACGCAGGCCCTCGTCGACGGCGCGCCCGGCGCCGACGACGCGTACGCGACCGCCCTCGAGCGCTGGCTCGCCCTCGGCGGGGCCGACCTCGACGACCGGGCCGAGGAGACCGCCGTCGGCCTCGGCCTCACCGTCGGCCTCGACCAGCCGATGACCGCGCTCTCCGGCGGCCAGGCCGCCCGCGCCGGGCTCGCCTCGCTGCTCCTCTCCCGGTACGACGTCTTCCTCCTGGACGAGCCGACCAACGACCTCGACCTGGACGGCCTGGAGCGGCTGGAGACCTTCGTGCGGGGCCTGCGCGCCGGCACGGTCGTCATCAGCCACGACCGCGAGTTCCTCGCCCGCACCGCCACCAAGGTCCTCGAGCTCGACCTCGCCCAGCACCAGGTCACCCTCTACGGCGGCGGCTACGACGCCTACCTGGAGGAGCGCGAGACGGCCCGCCGCCACGCCCGCGAGGAGTTCGACGAGTACGCCGACAAGAAGGCCGCCCTGGAGAGCCGGGCCCGGATGCAGCGCTCGTGGATGGACAAGGGCGTCAAGAACGCCCGCCGCAAGGCCGGCGACAACGACAAGCTCGGCCGGAAGTTCCGCAGCGAGGCCAGCGAGAAGCAGGCCGCCAAGGCCCGCCAGACCCAGCGCATGATCGAACGGCTCGACACGGTCGAGGAGCCCCGCAAGGAGTGGGAGCTGCGCATGGAGATCGCCGCCGCACCCCGCTCGGGCGCCGTCGTGGCGACCCTGCGCGACGCCGAGGTCCGGCGCGGCGACTTCGCCTTCGGCCCCGTGACCCTCCAGGTCGACTGGGCCGACCGGATCGCCATCACCGGCGCCAACGGCTCGGGCAAGTCGACCCTCCTCGCCGCCCTCCTCGGCCGCCTGCCCCTGGACGCGGGCCACGCCGCGCTCGGCTCCGGGGTCGTCGTCGGCGAGGTCGACCAGGCCCGCCGGCTGTTCCACGGCGAGCAGACCCTGCTGGACGCGTTCTGCGCGGCGGTGCCCGACACCGAACCGGCGGACGTGCGGACCCTCCTCGCCAAGTTCGGCCTGAAGGCCGCCCATGTGCTGCGCCCGGCGACGACGCTCTCGCCGGGGGAGCGGACCCGTGCCGCCCTCGCCCTCCTCCAGGGCCGCGGCGTGAACCTGCTGGTCCTGGACGAGCCGACCAACCACCTGGACCTTCCGGCGATCGAGCAGCTCGAGTCCGCGCTCGACGCGTACACCGGGACGCTGCTCCTGGTCACGCACGACCGGCGGATGCTGGACGCCGTCCACGTGACGCGCCGCGTCGAGGTCGCGGACGGCAAGGCCGCGGAGGTCTGA
- a CDS encoding HdeD family acid-resistance protein: protein MSPTPHAPDAEGAGPRRHLALLVPLGVVLVAGGLFGLVYTGLATLTSMLVFGWLLLVGGAVGLVQALESRGTGAFWPAAVVAALNIAAGFVVIRHPGESAEAFTMFAALLFLTGGVFRLVGSAVVRGPRFGWSLLQGAFGIVLGLLVLFDWPRSSLYVLGTFFSLALLFDGLGLIAAGVGGRGASGPVPAPGPVPATGSGPATGSGREAAPEGVRHSGTRPSEPDQKRPDR from the coding sequence ATGTCCCCCACCCCCCACGCCCCGGACGCCGAGGGCGCCGGACCCCGCCGCCACCTCGCCCTGCTCGTCCCGCTCGGCGTGGTCCTGGTGGCCGGCGGCCTGTTCGGGCTGGTCTACACCGGACTGGCCACGCTGACGTCCATGCTGGTCTTCGGCTGGCTGCTGCTGGTCGGCGGCGCGGTGGGCCTCGTCCAGGCGCTGGAGTCCCGCGGTACCGGCGCCTTCTGGCCGGCCGCGGTGGTCGCCGCGCTGAACATCGCCGCCGGATTCGTGGTGATCCGTCATCCGGGTGAGTCGGCGGAGGCGTTCACCATGTTCGCGGCGCTGCTCTTCCTGACGGGCGGGGTGTTCCGGCTGGTGGGGAGCGCGGTGGTGCGCGGGCCCCGGTTCGGCTGGTCGCTGCTCCAGGGCGCGTTCGGCATCGTGCTGGGCCTGCTGGTGCTCTTCGACTGGCCCCGCAGCAGCCTCTACGTGCTGGGGACGTTCTTCTCGCTGGCGCTGTTGTTCGACGGGCTCGGCCTGATCGCGGCCGGGGTGGGCGGGCGCGGCGCCTCCGGCCCCGTACCGGCCCCCGGCCCCGTACCCGCCACCGGCTCGGGCCCCGCCACCGGCTCGGGGCGGGAGGCGGCTCCGGAGGGCGTACGGCACAGCGGTACGCGCCCGTCAGAACCCGACCAGAAGCGGCCGGATAGGTAA
- a CDS encoding ATP-binding protein translates to MESRGSVPARPPSYEGVWRFTAPAVDASVPRARHAVRDLLKRQGAPVADDAVQGLLLIVSELVTNAVRHAALLSPQVAVEVAVGAEWVRVAVEDDHPYRPKALETDYGQTGGRGLLLVREITRAAGGVCDVERTATGGKIIWAALPR, encoded by the coding sequence ATGGAGAGCCGCGGAAGCGTGCCGGCCCGGCCACCGTCGTACGAAGGGGTCTGGCGCTTCACCGCACCGGCGGTGGACGCCTCGGTACCGCGGGCCCGGCACGCCGTCCGGGACCTGCTGAAGCGCCAGGGGGCCCCGGTCGCCGACGACGCCGTCCAGGGCCTGCTGCTCATCGTCTCCGAACTGGTGACCAACGCCGTACGGCACGCGGCGCTGCTCTCCCCGCAGGTCGCGGTGGAGGTCGCGGTCGGCGCCGAGTGGGTCAGGGTCGCCGTCGAGGACGACCACCCGTACCGCCCGAAGGCCCTGGAGACCGACTACGGGCAGACCGGCGGGCGCGGCCTGCTGCTGGTGCGCGAGATCACCCGCGCGGCCGGCGGCGTCTGCGACGTCGAGCGCACCGCGACCGGCGGCAAGATCATCTGGGCCGCGCTGCCCCGCTGA
- the idi gene encoding isopentenyl-diphosphate Delta-isomerase, producing MPTTPATAANSAPNGAAPSIMLELVDEDGTTIGTAEKLSAHRAPGRLHRAFSVFLFDEEGRLLLQRRALGKYHSPGVWSNTCCGHPYPGEAPFTAAARRVSEELGVSPSLMAEAGTVRYNHPDPVSGLVEQEFNHLFVGMVQAPPRPDPDEVGETAFVTARELAERHASAPFSAWFMTVLDAARPAIRELTGTAGGW from the coding sequence ATGCCGACCACACCTGCCACCGCGGCGAACAGCGCGCCGAACGGAGCCGCACCGTCGATCATGCTGGAGCTGGTCGACGAGGACGGCACCACCATCGGCACCGCCGAGAAGCTGTCGGCGCACCGGGCACCGGGCCGGCTGCACCGGGCGTTCTCGGTGTTCCTCTTCGACGAGGAGGGGCGGCTGCTGCTCCAGCGCCGGGCGCTCGGCAAGTACCACTCCCCCGGCGTCTGGTCGAACACCTGCTGCGGGCACCCGTATCCGGGGGAGGCGCCGTTCACGGCCGCCGCCCGGCGGGTCTCCGAGGAGCTGGGCGTGTCGCCGTCGCTGATGGCGGAGGCGGGCACGGTCCGCTACAACCACCCGGACCCGGTGTCGGGGCTGGTGGAGCAGGAGTTCAACCACCTGTTCGTGGGGATGGTGCAGGCCCCGCCGCGGCCGGACCCGGACGAGGTCGGGGAGACGGCGTTCGTGACGGCGCGGGAGCTGGCGGAGCGGCACGCGTCGGCGCCGTTCTCCGCGTGGTTCATGACCGTGCTCGACGCGGCCCGGCCCGCCATCAGGGAGCTGACGGGGACCGCTGGCGGCTGGTGA
- a CDS encoding DUF5941 domain-containing protein — MSTAILTGPPVPGSPLEGDLRSLGFEVRTAADPRETAALLAAVPAGERVAVVDPRFVGHRHALRLALTDPRFPAGAAPGALTARPEARQGLTRALAALAADGDPAAAPAAPAPSSTPGGPAETASPEGAASAAESAAPAEAPAPSAPAATLPDRPAAPAATLPDALAAALEDEGVAVHRPELGSLVAAVPVGPQARKETRDAVAAVDDEAVRLRSAVKSRDGFFTTFFISPYSRYLARWCARRGLTPNQVTTASLVTALVAAGCAATGTRGGFVAAGLLLLFSFVLDCTDGQLARYSLQYSTLGAWLDATFDRAKEYAYYAGLALGAARGGDDVWALALGAMVLQTCRHVVDFSFNEANHDATANTSPTATLSDRLDGVGWTVWARRMIVLPIGERWAMIAVLTALTTPRVVFSALLIGCSFAALYTTAGRVLRSLTRKASRTDRAARALADLADNGALAQAAAKVLRPVARPLGGRTPYALAGAAVLLAAAAAAPLDGPLVVLAAVLYAVASGAAVARPLKGALDWLVPPALRAAEYGTVLALAARADAPGALPAAFGLVAAVAYHHYDTVYRIRGDAGAPPAWLVRALGGQEGRTLLAAVLAALLATGGGDGFPLALTALAGAVALLGLAESIRFWVSSGAPAVHDEGEPA; from the coding sequence CTGTCGACCGCCATCCTCACCGGTCCTCCGGTACCCGGATCGCCGCTCGAGGGCGATCTGCGGTCGCTGGGCTTCGAGGTCCGCACCGCCGCGGACCCGCGCGAGACCGCCGCGCTGCTCGCCGCCGTACCGGCGGGCGAGCGCGTCGCCGTCGTCGACCCGCGCTTCGTCGGCCACCGGCACGCGCTGCGGCTGGCCCTCACCGACCCCCGCTTCCCGGCGGGCGCGGCTCCAGGCGCCCTGACGGCCCGGCCCGAGGCCCGCCAGGGCCTGACCCGCGCCCTCGCCGCCCTCGCCGCCGACGGCGACCCGGCGGCGGCGCCCGCCGCGCCCGCCCCGTCCTCCACGCCCGGGGGCCCCGCGGAGACCGCGTCGCCCGAAGGGGCCGCGTCCGCCGCGGAGAGCGCCGCCCCCGCCGAGGCCCCGGCACCGTCCGCCCCCGCCGCCACCCTCCCCGACAGGCCCGCGGCCCCCGCCGCCACCCTCCCCGACGCGCTGGCCGCCGCCCTGGAGGACGAGGGCGTCGCCGTGCACCGGCCGGAGCTGGGCTCCCTCGTCGCCGCCGTCCCCGTCGGCCCGCAGGCCCGCAAGGAGACCCGCGACGCCGTGGCCGCCGTCGACGACGAGGCCGTACGCCTCCGCTCCGCCGTCAAGTCCCGCGACGGCTTCTTCACCACCTTCTTCATCAGCCCCTACTCGCGCTACCTCGCCCGCTGGTGCGCCCGCCGGGGCCTCACGCCCAACCAGGTCACCACCGCATCGCTGGTCACCGCGCTGGTCGCGGCCGGCTGCGCGGCGACCGGCACCCGCGGCGGTTTCGTCGCCGCCGGGCTGCTGCTCCTCTTCTCCTTCGTCCTGGACTGCACGGACGGCCAGCTCGCCCGCTACTCCCTCCAGTACTCCACCCTCGGCGCGTGGCTCGACGCCACCTTCGACCGGGCCAAGGAGTACGCCTACTACGCGGGCCTGGCCCTCGGGGCCGCCCGCGGCGGGGACGACGTGTGGGCGCTCGCGCTCGGCGCCATGGTCCTCCAGACCTGCCGCCACGTCGTGGACTTCTCCTTCAACGAGGCCAACCACGACGCCACCGCCAACACCAGCCCCACCGCCACGCTCTCCGACCGGCTCGACGGCGTCGGCTGGACGGTCTGGGCGCGGCGCATGATCGTCCTGCCCATCGGCGAGCGCTGGGCCATGATCGCCGTGCTCACCGCCCTCACCACCCCCCGCGTCGTCTTCTCCGCGCTGCTGATCGGCTGCTCCTTCGCCGCCCTCTACACCACCGCCGGCCGGGTCCTGCGCTCCCTCACCCGCAAGGCGAGCCGCACCGACCGCGCCGCGCGGGCGCTCGCGGACCTCGCCGACAACGGCGCGCTCGCGCAGGCCGCCGCCAAGGTGCTGCGGCCCGTGGCCCGCCCGCTCGGCGGACGCACCCCGTACGCCCTCGCGGGCGCCGCCGTGCTGCTGGCCGCCGCCGCGGCCGCTCCGCTCGACGGCCCCCTCGTGGTCCTGGCGGCCGTGCTGTACGCCGTCGCCTCCGGCGCCGCCGTCGCCCGCCCCCTCAAGGGCGCCCTCGACTGGCTCGTCCCGCCCGCCCTGCGGGCCGCCGAGTACGGCACCGTCCTCGCGCTGGCCGCCCGCGCCGACGCCCCGGGAGCGCTCCCGGCCGCGTTCGGGCTGGTGGCGGCGGTCGCCTACCATCACTACGACACGGTGTACCGCATCCGCGGCGACGCCGGCGCGCCGCCCGCCTGGCTGGTGCGGGCGCTCGGCGGCCAGGAGGGGCGCACGCTGCTGGCGGCCGTCCTCGCCGCCCTCCTCGCGACGGGCGGGGGCGACGGCTTCCCCCTGGCGCTCACCGCCCTCGCCGGCGCCGTGGCGCTGCTGGGGCTCGCGGAGTCCATCCGCTTCTGGGTGTCCTCCGGAGCACCCGCCGTACACGACGAAGGAGAACCCGCATGA
- a CDS encoding Tex family protein produces MTTSIEGRIAEELGVRERQVRAAVELLDGGSTVPFIARYRKEATGMLDDAQLRTLEERLRYLRELEDRRAAILDSVHEQGKLTEELRARILQADTKARLEDIYLPFKPKRRTKAQIAREAGLEPLADGLLADPGVEPLAAAAAFVDADKGVADPAAALEGARAILTERFSEDADLIGEMRERMWTRGRLVARVREGKEEAGAKFADYFDFAEPFTELPSHRVLAMLRGEKEDVLELVLEPEEPVDGPSTYEGMVARRFGVADRGRPADKWLADTVRWAWRTRILVHLGIDLRLRLRTAAEDEAVRVFAANLRDLLLAAPAGTRATLGLDPGYRTGVKVAVVDATGKVVATDTIHPHVPHNKWEASLAVLARLAKEHAVELVAVGNGTASRETDRLAADLIARHPELNLTKVMVSEAGASVYSASAFASQELPGLDVSLRGAVSIARRLQDPLAELVKIDPKSIGVGQYQHDLSEVKLSRSLDAVVEDCVNGVGVDVNTASAPLLSRVSGIGSGLAENIVAYRDANGPFRSRRALKEVPRLGPKAYEQCAGFLRIRGGDDPLDASAVHPEAYPVVRRMVKRTGGEVASLIGNTGVLRSLRADDFVDEKFGLPTVTDILRELEKPGRDPRPAFRTATFKEGVEKIGDLAAGMVLEGVVTNVAAFGAFVDVGVHQDGLVHVSAMSRNFVKDPREVVKPGDVVKVKVLDVDVARKRISLTLRLDDEAAPGGTSGGPRRERGARPPQQRQGGAAGGGGRGGGRDGGGGQDRRGGRGERAGGPRSGDRQAAPANGAMADALRKAGLLGGGSGGTGGSGGGRGRR; encoded by the coding sequence GTGACGACGTCCATCGAAGGCAGGATCGCCGAGGAGCTCGGCGTACGGGAGCGGCAGGTCAGGGCGGCCGTGGAGCTGCTGGACGGCGGCTCGACCGTGCCGTTCATCGCGCGCTACCGCAAGGAAGCGACCGGGATGCTCGACGACGCCCAGCTGCGCACCCTGGAGGAGCGGCTGCGGTACCTGCGGGAGCTGGAGGACCGGCGCGCCGCGATCCTCGACTCCGTACACGAGCAGGGCAAGCTGACCGAGGAGCTGCGGGCGCGCATCCTCCAGGCCGACACGAAGGCCCGCCTGGAGGACATCTACCTGCCGTTCAAGCCGAAGCGGCGCACCAAGGCGCAGATCGCCCGCGAGGCCGGGCTGGAGCCGCTCGCGGACGGGCTGCTCGCCGATCCGGGCGTGGAGCCGCTCGCGGCCGCCGCCGCGTTCGTCGACGCGGACAAGGGCGTCGCGGACCCGGCCGCCGCGCTGGAGGGCGCGCGGGCGATCCTCACGGAGCGCTTCTCCGAGGACGCCGACCTGATCGGCGAGATGCGCGAGCGGATGTGGACGCGCGGCCGGCTGGTGGCGAGGGTCCGCGAGGGCAAGGAGGAGGCGGGCGCCAAGTTCGCCGACTACTTCGACTTCGCGGAGCCGTTCACCGAGCTGCCCTCGCACCGGGTGCTGGCGATGCTGCGCGGTGAGAAGGAAGACGTGCTGGAGCTGGTCCTGGAGCCGGAGGAGCCGGTCGACGGGCCGTCCACGTACGAGGGGATGGTCGCCCGGCGGTTCGGCGTCGCGGACCGGGGGCGCCCGGCCGACAAGTGGCTTGCGGACACGGTCCGCTGGGCGTGGCGCACCCGCATCCTGGTGCACCTCGGCATCGACCTGCGGCTGCGGCTGCGGACGGCCGCCGAGGACGAGGCCGTGCGGGTCTTCGCCGCGAACCTGCGGGACCTGCTGCTGGCCGCGCCCGCCGGCACGCGGGCGACGCTGGGCCTGGACCCCGGCTACCGCACGGGCGTCAAGGTCGCCGTGGTCGACGCGACGGGCAAGGTCGTCGCGACGGACACGATCCACCCGCACGTCCCGCACAACAAGTGGGAGGCGTCCCTGGCGGTGCTGGCGCGGCTGGCGAAGGAGCACGCCGTCGAGCTGGTCGCCGTCGGCAACGGCACGGCGTCGCGCGAGACCGACAGGCTCGCCGCCGACCTGATCGCCCGCCACCCCGAGCTGAACCTGACCAAGGTGATGGTGTCGGAGGCCGGCGCCTCGGTGTACTCGGCGTCGGCGTTCGCCTCGCAGGAGCTGCCCGGTCTCGACGTGTCGCTGCGCGGCGCCGTGTCGATCGCGCGGCGGCTCCAGGACCCGCTCGCGGAGCTGGTGAAGATCGACCCGAAGTCGATCGGTGTCGGCCAGTACCAGCACGACCTCTCCGAGGTGAAGCTGTCCCGGTCGCTGGACGCGGTGGTGGAGGACTGTGTGAACGGCGTCGGCGTGGACGTCAACACCGCCTCCGCGCCGCTGCTGTCGCGGGTCTCCGGCATCGGCTCGGGCCTGGCGGAGAACATCGTGGCGTACCGCGACGCGAACGGCCCGTTCCGGTCGCGCCGGGCGCTGAAGGAAGTGCCGCGCCTCGGCCCCAAGGCGTACGAGCAGTGCGCGGGCTTCCTGCGCATCCGCGGCGGCGACGACCCGCTGGACGCGTCGGCCGTGCACCCGGAGGCGTATCCGGTGGTGCGGCGGATGGTGAAGCGGACGGGCGGCGAGGTCGCGAGCCTGATCGGCAACACGGGGGTGCTGCGGTCGCTGCGGGCCGACGACTTCGTGGACGAGAAGTTCGGCCTGCCGACCGTCACCGACATCCTGCGCGAGCTGGAGAAGCCGGGGCGCGACCCGCGGCCCGCGTTCCGCACGGCCACCTTCAAGGAGGGCGTCGAGAAGATCGGCGACCTGGCCGCGGGGATGGTGCTGGAGGGTGTCGTCACCAACGTGGCGGCGTTCGGGGCGTTCGTGGACGTCGGCGTCCACCAGGACGGCCTGGTGCACGTCTCCGCCATGTCGCGGAACTTCGTGAAGGACCCGCGCGAGGTGGTGAAGCCGGGTGACGTGGTGAAGGTGAAGGTGCTCGACGTCGACGTGGCGCGCAAGCGGATCTCGCTGACGCTGCGCCTGGACGACGAGGCGGCGCCCGGCGGCACCTCCGGTGGGCCGCGGCGGGAGCGGGGCGCCCGCCCGCCGCAGCAGCGCCAGGGCGGCGCGGCCGGTGGCGGTGGGCGCGGTGGCGGCCGGGACGGCGGTGGCGGCCAGGACCGGCGCGGCGGGCGCGGCGAGCGGGCCGGCGGCCCCCGGAGCGGTGACCGGCAGGCGGCCCCCGCGAACGGTGCGATGGCGGACGCCCTGCGCAAGGCGGGCCTCCTGGGCGGGGGCTCCGGCGGTACCGGTGGCTCCGGCGGGGGCCGGGGGCGCCGCTGA